Proteins from a genomic interval of Gopherus evgoodei ecotype Sinaloan lineage chromosome 7, rGopEvg1_v1.p, whole genome shotgun sequence:
- the GAL3ST3 gene encoding LOW QUALITY PROTEIN: galactose-3-O-sulfotransferase 3 (The sequence of the model RefSeq protein was modified relative to this genomic sequence to represent the inferred CDS: inserted 4 bases in 3 codons; deleted 5 bases in 3 codons), with the protein MPYALLPLQCALKMMSRKKALLLLLLLALSTLSLLIHQSVHLNWSPKPSSPGCPPAPSSHPKHTSVAFLKTHKTAGTTVQNILFRFAEQHNVTVALPHHACDHQFCYPRNFSARFVHPHTRPPTIIASHLRFQHQELHRLMPNDTLYVTILREPVAMFESLFTYYNQYCSAFKRVPNGSMEAFLANPLAFYRPQDKFSMYAHNTLLYDLGGDNDHSPADLTYLSNFIRQMEEVFSLVMIAEYFDDRWXAAARLLSWDLEDVLYVKLNARIPGPRATSAQRCWPPASRAWNGLDAGSMTTLMPPFWRKVAQAGRECVAEEVRALRRAHRQLLRRCFGGRPQLRPPRRSRNKELRPWQPSSNVDIVGYDLPPPVPGSGXPPDERCLKLAMPEXQYSRYMLRKQSQRTRRRAMLHRPLPPRGVPRPARALPLRHPTMPKAA; encoded by the exons ATGCCCTACGCCCTCCTTCCTCTGCAATGCGCCCTCAAGATGATGTCCCGCAAgaaggccctgctgctgctgctgctgctggcactcaGCACCCTGAGTCTGCTCATCCACCAGAGCGTGCACCTCAACTG gtcCCCCAAGCCTTCCTCCCCgggctgccccccagccccatcaTCCCACCCCAAGCACACCTCGGTGGCCTTTCTGAAGACCCACAAGACAGCGGGCACCACAGTGCAGAACATCCTTTTCCGCTTCGCTGAGCAGCACAACGTGACGGTGGCGCTGCCCCACCATGCCTGTGACCACCAGTTCTGCTACCCCCGAAACTTCTCCGCCCGCTTCGTGCACCCGCACACTCGTCCCCCCACT ATCATCGCCAGCCATCTGCGCTTCCAGCACCAGGAGCTGCACCGCCTCATGCCCAACGACACGCTCTACGTCACCATCCTGCGTGAGCCCGTTGCCATGTTCGAGTCGCTCTTCACCTACTACAACCAGTACTGCTCAGCCTTCAAGCGGGTGCCCAACGGCTCCATGGAAGCCTTCCTGGCCAACCCGCTGGCCTTCTACCGCCCTCAGGACAAGTTCTCCATGTACGCCCACAACACCCTGCTCTACGACCTTGGCGGGGACAACGACCACAGCCCTGCTGACCTCACCTACCTGTCCAACTTCATTCGCCAGATGGAGGAGGTCTTCTCGCTGGTGATGATCGCCGAGTACTTTGATGATCGCTG TGCTGCTGCGCGCCTGCTCTCCTGGGACCTGGAGGATGTGCTCTACGTCAAGCTCAAC GCGCGGATCCCCGGTCCAAGGGCAACATCAGCTCAGAGGTGCTGGCCGCCCGCATCCCGCGCCTGGAACGGGCTGGACGCCGGCTCTATGACCACTTTAATGCCACCCTTCTGGCGCAAGGTGGCGCAGGCGGGGCGGGAGTGCGTGGCGGAGGAGGTGCGGGCGCTGCGCCGGGCC CACCGACAGCTGCTGCGCCGTTGCTTCGGGGGGCGGCCCCAGCTGCGCCCGCCACGCAGATCAAGAAACAAGGAGCTGCGGCCCTGGCAGCCCAGCTCCAATGTGGACATCGTGGGCTATGACCTGCCTCCGCCCGTGCCCGGCTCGG CCCCCCCCGACGAGCGCTGCCTCAAGCTGGCCATGCCTG GTCAGTACTCCCGCTATATGCTGCGCAAGCAGAGCCAGCGTACCCGCCGCAGGGCCATGCTCCACCGCCCGCTGCCCCCCCGGGGAGTCCCGCGCCCAGCCAGGGCCCTCCCACTCCGCCACCCCACAATGCCCAAGGCAGCCTGA